A portion of the Bombus pascuorum chromosome 8, iyBomPasc1.1, whole genome shotgun sequence genome contains these proteins:
- the LOC132910034 gene encoding microtubule-actin cross-linking factor 1, isoforms 1/2/3/4 isoform X21, protein MSTQAYYKERLGFDPADTVAEHHREQRSQHGYEESLSKFKDERDAIQKKTFTKWVNKHLKKTYTCLHVCVLVNNQPCCSPTASRHVGDLFEDLRDGHNLISLLEVLSGEHLPRERGRMRFHMLQNVQMALDFLRYKKIKLVNIRAEDIVDGNPKLTLGLIWTIILHFQISDIVVGQESNVTAREALLRWARRSTARYPGVRVTDFTGSWRDGLAFSALIHRNRPDLVDWKGARASQPRERLDRVFYVAEREYGVTRLLDPEDVDTPEPDEKSLITYISSLYDVFPEPPTIHPLYDAEDQRRSEEYRELASSLHMWIREKMCLMQERVFPPTLIEMKNLAAGSTKFKNEEVPPRYRDKQRLSYIFRDLQKYFEAVGEVDIEPHLRIEVIEENWNRLMMLHQEREQAIIDEIKRLERLQRLAEKVHREMKATDNRLEELERRVEDEARRLDRLHPLEAKHAVDLLEQDIRNTEVQIQNIFPDVHTLTEGRYSQAAELRKRVQKLHQRWVALRSLLHKRLVQPLSAVSFPVEERVVTKHRTTVHETRLVDTNPHFRALHDCIDWCKAKIKQLQDADYGSDLPSVQNELEVHQREHKNIEQFHPKVERCVQAKSHFHAEELTLYSQHLTVLQKLHTELLAASNKRLSDLDTLHDFIQSATNELVWLSSKEETEVTRDWSDKNLNVQSIEQYYESLMSDLEKREIQFSAVQDRGEALVLQHHPAAKTIEAYMSAMQSQWTWLLQLTLCLEVHLKHAAQSQQFFRDVQQAEQWISKRDESLNTIYSQSEFSLDEGERLLKGMQELREELNSYGDHVQKLVDQAKDVVPMKQRRQPVTRPMQVTCVCSYKQVNMSIEKGEQCTLYDNSGRIKWRVKNQEGVESPVPGVCFALQPPDKDALDAAERLRRQYDRSVGLWQRKQLRLRQNMIFATIKVVKGWDLPQFLAMGQDQRTAIRKALNEDAEKLLSEGDPADPQLRRLKRETAEVNKLFDELEKRARAEEESKNAGRIFNEQISAIQEALDEAERVLNTRIAAPLPRDIDSLEHLVLQHKDFEQTLKRQTPDLDKVQQTFRGITLKTPAMRNKLDAVTTKWTNIWNSSNLYIERLKCVEIVLSSLEENTTSVSELEVKLASFDELPPDLKGLQNVLEDLMVLQNAISQQQTAMDKLNEDTQNARHVVEKSRPSHRGSHSDMDRLDDEVNKLNSRWTNLCAQLVERVRSAEAAYGLAQQLEHAYRNEVDFIDESYEKLEVENAKNLLNKVVERAPAIEAVNVTGSRLIREGKIYGQRLRAFTEQLEDICPSLDASVKKPRREFVSTVDDVARDLDTLNKRYTTLVDLLQERVTQLAAQQTEETSQQFQEALEGLQKWLTDTEEMVSNQKSPSSDYNVVKAQLQEQKFLKKMLMDQQNSMSSSYNMGQEVAAEAEPKERKKIEKQLKDLMARFDNLTESAAKRMEALEQAMGVAKQFQDKLIPLQTWLDKTEKRVRDMELVPTDEEKIQQRVTEHDGLHEDILSKKPEFSELTEVASQLMSLVGEDEAAALADKLQDAADRYAALVERSESLGNLLQRSRQGLRHLVLSYQELQAWMEGMEIRLSKYRVLAVHTEKLLQQMEDLADLTEEVSTRQTEVDSTTDTGLELMKHISSDEALQLKDKLDSLQRRFNDLVSRGSDLLKHAQESLPLVQQFHDNHNRLMDWMQAAESALQSAEPREDEIIRLEMEISEYRPVLDKINAVGPQLSQLSPGEGAATIEALVTRDNRRFAAIAEQIQRKAERLQLSKQRSLEVIGDIDDLLEWFHEVDNQLREAEPPSSEPEIIRVQLKEHKALNDDISSQKGRVRDVISTAKKVIRENGQYEDKSTIRENMEDLRETMEIVSGLSMDRLGALEQALPLAEHLRDTHIDLVSWLEEAEQQVAMLPMPALRPDLIAAQQDKNEFLVQSINEHKPLVEKLNKTGEALLKLCNEEEGIKIQDILEADTTRYAALRAELRGRQQTLEQALQESSQFSDKLEGMLRALSSTADQVNGAEPISAHPGRLRDQMEENSALVDELAQRSEAYAAVRRAADDVISKAGNRADPAVKDIKRKLDKLNKLWSDVQKSTTDRGQTLDEALAIAEKFWSELNGVMSTLRELQDALAGQAPPAAQPAAIQQQQVALQEIRHEIDQTKPDVEQVRASGHELMGLCGEPDKPDVRKHIEDLDQAWDNVTALYARREENLIDAMEKAMEFHETLQNLLEFLQEAEDKFSSMGLLGSDIDEVKKQIKQLANFKAEVDPHMVKVEALNRSLIRQAAELTERTSSEQAAAIKEPLGAVNRRWDGLLRGLVERQRLLENALLRLGQFQHALDELLVWIEKTDDTLDNLKAVAGDPQVIEVELAKLKVLVNDIQAHQTSVDTLNDAGRQLIEDGKGTAEASTTAEKLGTLNRRWRDLLQRAADRQRELEDALREAQTFTAEIQDLLSWLGDVDNTIVASKPVGGLPETASEQLERFMEVYNELEQNRLKVESVLQQGQAYLKRADSTSAGGLNHNLRTLKQRWDNVTARASDKKIKLEIALKEATEFHDALQSFVDWLTNAEKILTNLKPVSRVMETILGQIEEHKAFQKDVGVHRETMLNLDKKGTHLKYFSQKQDVILIKNLLISVQHRWERVVSKSAERTRALDHGYKEAREFHDAWSNIMNWLDETEKTLDEVASDGALGGNDPEKIKARLNKHRELQKALSAKQGTYDATMKNGKSLKDKAPKSDEFALKELLNELKNKWTTVCGKCVDRQRKLEEALLFSGQFKDAIQALLEWLSKSEKQLADTGPLYGDLDTVMNLVEQHKTFEKDLESRVSQMESVIKTGRELLAKATPDDASAIGSQLAEINNLWDTVTKLSSDKTERLQEALREAERLHKAVHVLLEWLSDAEMKLRFAGQLPEDEQESRNQLMEHEKFLRELSTKEIEKDQTLELAHVILAKAHPDGALVIKHWITIIQSRWEEVSTWAQQRNQRLENHMRGLQDLDNLLEELLSWLEGLENTLNALEAEPLPDDKATLEMLIVDHREFMENTSRRQNEVDRVCKARQIKSAKDTMKITKAKSPAPTRASPGRERTPDSLPHIGPRFPPKGSKGAEPEFRSPRVKLLWDRWRHVWMLAWERQRRLQDKYNYIQELDRVANFSWEDWRKRFLKFMNHKKSRLTDLFRKMDKNNDGLIPREDFIQGIMNTKFETSRLEMGAVADLFDRHGEGLIDWKEFIAALRPDWEERRTYNDTDKIHDEVKRLVMLCTCRQKFRVFQVGEGKYRFGDSQKLRLVRILRSTVMVRVGGGWVALDEFLLKNDPCRVFLMPIPDPNKPEQHEGWCPLAKGRTNIELREQFILADGVSQTMTAFRSKPSPTSTLQRTPISSANAGPITKVRERSARSVPMGQSRASRSSLSAGTPDSLSDNESSFKLGSARKTSTPYRSSMTPGGSRPSSRPTSRPTSRPTSRPGSRPASRQGSKPPSRYGSTQSLDSTDDSTNVSRIPRRTAVSTTGNTPTSSRHNSVSGKRLSVNGSSSRPRTPTGLVSPASGVPARFGTIHRASSIPTLTGVGTPISRSRIPVYVGTDIKSPQSTTSNISTHSTQSNYSTVSTDSTGSSSMCTNSATNTSSAVKRARTRTPSSGSSTPLPPSLKLSRKPSGASDTSVSTTPATKRKGKPTPIDQRAPFRL, encoded by the exons ACTTACACGTGCCTACACGTGTGCGTCCTTGTGAACAACCAACCATGCTGTTCCCCCACT GCCAGCAGACATGTCGGAGATCTGTTCGAAGACCTGCGGGACGGGCACAACCTCATTTCCTTGCTGGAGGTACTCTCGGGCGAGCATCTT cCGCGAGAGAGAGGTCGGATGCGTTTCCACATGCTGCAGAATGTACAAATGGCTCTTGACTTTTTGCGCTATAAGAAGATCAAGCTCGTTAATATTCGTGCTGAAGACATTGTCGATGGAAACCCAAAGTTGACTCTAGGTTTGATATGGACCATCATACTTCACTTCCAG aTATCCGATATTGTAGTGGGTCAGGAATCGAACGTGACTGCCCGTGAAGCTCTTCTGAGATGGGCCAGACGATCGACGGCGCGTTATCCTGGAGTGCGCGTTACGGACTTTACCGGATCGTGGAGGGATGGGCTAGCTTTCAGCGCATTAATCCATCGAAACAGACCAGATCTGGTCGATTGGAAAGGTGCTCGTGCTAGTCAACCACGAGAGCGGCTCGATCGGGTCTTCTACGTCGCGGAGCGCGAGTATGGCGTTACGAGGCTTCTCGATCCTGAAG ATGTGGACACTCCTGAACCGGATGAGAAGTCCTTGATAACGTACATCTCTTCGCTCTACGACGTGTTCCCGGAGCCGCCAACGATTCACCCGTTGTACGATGCCGAGGACCAGAGGCGCTCGGAGGAATATAGAGAGCTAGCTAGTTCCCTCCACATGTGGATCCGCGAAAAGATGTGCCTGATGCAGGAACGTGTCTTCCCGCCGACCttaatagaaatgaaaaatttggcGGCCGGCAGCACGAAATTCAAGAATGAGGAAGTACCGCCCAGATACAGAGACAAGCAACGACTTTCTTACATCTTCAGGGATTTGCAAAAGTACTTCGAAGCGGTCGGTGAGGTGGACATTGAACCTCACTTACGTATCGAGGTTATTGAAGAAAATTGGAATAGATTGATGATGCTGCATCAGGAAAGAGAACAGGCGATAATCGACGAAATTAAACG ACTCGAACGACTGCAACGACTAGCAGAGAAAGTGCACAGAGAGATGAAGGCGACCGACAATCGATTGGAGGAGCTCGAGAGACGAGTGGAGGACGAAGCCAGACGTCTCGATCGACTTCATCCTCTGGAAGCGAAACATGCGGTGGATCTTTTGGAACAGGATATTCGTAACACCGAGGTCCAGatccaaaatatttttccagacGTGCATACACTTACCGAGGGGCGATACAGTCAGGCGGCCGAACTTCGCAAAAG AGTTCAGAAGCTACATCAACGGTGGGTCGCCCTGCGATCTCTTCTTCATAAACGTTTGGTACAGCCGCTGTCGGCCGTATCTTTCCCGGTAGAAGAACGCGTCGTTACGAAACACCGTACTACCGTCCATGAAACCCGATTGGTCGACACCAATCCACATTTCCGTGCGTTACACGACTGCATCGACTGGTGTAAGGCGAAGATCAAACAGCTCCAGGATGCAGACTATGGCTCCGATTTACCTAGCGTGCAGAACGAACTGGAGGTTCACCAAAGGGAACACAAGAATATCGAGCAGTTCCATCCTAAAGTGGAGAGATGTGTGCAGGCTAAGAGCCACTTTCACGCCGAGGAACTGACATTGTATAGCCAACATCTAACTGTTCTTCAAAAACTTCACACTGAATTATTGGCGGCCTCGAATAAGAGACTTTCCGATTTGGACACTCTACATGACTTTATACAATCGGCGACTAATGAACTAGTTTGGCTGAGTTCTAAGGAGGAGACGGAGGTGACACGCGATTGGAGTGACAAGAATTTGAATGTGCAAAGTATCGAGCAGTATTACGAg TCCCTTATGAGTGACCTAGAGAAGCGGGAGATTCAATTCTCCGCGGTGCAAGATCGAGGCGAAGCTCTGGTCCTTCAACATCATCCCGCCGCGAAAACCATCGAAGCTTACATGTCCGCTATGCAGAGTCAATGGACCTGGCTTCTTCAATTAACTCTTTGTCTAGAAGTCCATCTGAAACACGCAGCACAGAGTCAACAATTTTTCCGGGATGTTCAACAGGCTGAACAGTGGATCTCGAAGAGAGATGAATCACTCAACACCATTTATTCCCAATCAGAATTCTCCTTGGACGAGGGTGAACGTTTATTGAAGGGTATGCAAGAACTACGCGAAGAATTGAATAGTTACGGCGATCATGTGCAGAAACTGGTTGATCAAGCGAAGGACGTGGTTCCTATGAAGCAACGTCGACAGCCCGTGACACGACCTATGCAAGTTACATGTGTCTGCAGCTACAAACAAGTTAAT ATGTCGATTGAGAAGGGCGAACAATGTACGTTATACGACAACTCTGGTAGGATAAAATGGCGCGTAAAGAATCAAGAGGGCGTCGAGTCCCCTGTTCCAGGCGTCTGCTTTGCTCTTCAGCCACCTGACAAGGATGCTCTCGATGCTGCAGAAAGATTGCGACGACAATATGACCGAAGTGTTGGATTATGGCAACGGAAACAGCTTCGATTACGACAAAACATGATTTTCGCGACCATCAAAGTGGTCAAAGGCTGGGATCTACCGCAGTTCTTGGCTATGGGCCAGGATCAGAGAACTGCTATCAGAAAAGCCTTAAACGAGGATGCTGAGAAATTGCTGTCCGAGGGCGACCCTGCTGATCCACAATTGAGGCGACTGAAGCGAGAAACGGCCGAAGTGAACAAATTGTTTGATGAACTAGAGAAACGTGCCAGAGCGGAGGAAGAGTCAAAGAACGCGGGACGTATTTTCAACGAACAGATTTCTGCCATTCAAGAAGCATTAGACGAAGCAGAGAGAGTTCTGAACACTCGCATAGCTGCGCCATTGCCGAGAGACATCGACAGCTTAGAACATCTGGTTCTGCAACACAAAGATTTTGAACAAACTCTCAAACGTCAAACGCCAGATCTAGATAAAGTTCAACAAACTTTCCGTGGTATTACTTTGAAGACTCCAGCCATGAGAAACAAGCTCGACGCTGTTACCACCAAATGGACAAATATTTGGAACTCAAGCAATCTGTACATCGAGCGGCTAAAGTGTGTTGAGATCGTGCTTTCTAGTCTTGAGGAGAACACAACCTCGGTATCCGAATTGGAAGTGAAATTGGCGTCGTTTGACGAGCTGCCACCGGATCTGAAGGGATTACAGAATGTACTAGAAGATCTGATGGTGCTTCAAAATGCCATCTCTCAACAGCAAACTGCAATGGATAAACTGAACGAAGATACGCAGAACGCAAGACACGTTGTTGAAAAGTCGAGACCAAGTCATCGTGGCTCTCATTCTGATATGGATCGCTTAGACGATGAAGTGAACAAACTAAACTCCAGATGGACCAATCTATGTGCTCAGTTGGTTGAAAGAGTTCGCAGCGCGGAAGCAGCCTATGGCCTAGCTCAACAGTTAGAACATGCCTACCGTAACGAGGTCGACTTCATTGACGAATCGTACGAAAAACTCGAAGTGGAGAATGCGAAG AATCTATTGAACAAGGTGGTAGAACGAGCGCCGGCGATCGAAGCAGTAAATGTGACAGGCAGTCGATTGATTCGCGAAGGAAAG ATCTACGGACAAAGGCTTCGAGCGTTCACGGAACAGCTGGAAGATATCTGCCCGTCTTTGGATGCTTCGGTGAAAAAACCGCGACGAGAGTTCGTCTCAACGGTTGACGACGTCGCTCGTGATCTAGATACTCTGAACAAGAGGTACACCACGCTCGTGGATCTTCTTCAGGAACGGGTTACACAGCTGGCAGCGCAACAAACCGAGGAGACATCTCAACAG TTCCAGGAGGCTCTGGAGGGTCTTCAGAAATGGCTGACGGACACAGAGGAAATGGTATCCAACCAGAAATCACCATCATCGGATTACAACGTAGTCAAGGCGCAATTACAAGAGCAAAAATTCCTGAAGAAGATGCTAATGGACCAGCAAAACTCAATGTCCTCCTCGTACAATATGGGCCAAGAAGTGGCGGCTGAGGCGGAGCCTAAGGAACGGAAGAAGATCGAGAAACAACTGAAAGATTTGATGGCAAGATTTGATAATCTTACGGAAAGTGCTGCTAAGAGAATGGAAGCACTTGAACAAGCGATGGGAGTAGCGAAACAGTTCCAGGATAAACTGATACCACTTCAAACTTGGCTGGACAAGACCGAAAAACGCGTAAGAGATATGGAGTTGGTTCCAACGGACGAGGAAAAAATCCAGCAACGCGTTACCGAACACGATGGCCTTCACGAGGATATTCTGTCAAAGAAACCTGAATTCAGTGAACTTACAGAGGTTGCTAGTCAACTAATGTCTCTGGTAGGCGAAGATGAAGCCGCTGCTTTGGCTGACAAACTTCAGGATGCGGCTGATAGATACGCTGCATTGGTCGAACGATCGGAATCTCTTGGTAACTTGCTTCAACGTTCGAGACAGGGTTTACGTCATCTGGTACTCAGTTATCAAGAACTTCAGGCTTGGATGGAGGGTATGGAAATCAGATTGTCGAAATACAGAGTGCTGGCAGTGCATACGGAGAAGCTTCTTCAACAAATGGAAGACCTAGCTGACTTGACCGAAGAGGTTTCGACTCGACAGACAGAAGTAGACAGTACCACCGATACTGGATTGGAATTAATGAAACACATATCGAGCGACGAGGCGCTTCAATTGAAAGATAAACTCGATTCTTTGCAACGGCGATTTAATGATTTGGTTAGTCGAGGTTCCGACTTGCTGAAGCACGCGCAAGAGTCTCTTCCATTGGTGCAACAATTCCATGATAATCATAATCGTTTAATGGATTGGATGCAAGCTGCAGAATCGGCTCTGCAATCAGCCGAACCTCGCGAAGATGAAATTATTAGATTAGAAATGGAGATATCGGAATATAGACCAGTTCTAGACAAGATCAACGCCGTTGGACCGCAGTTGTCTCAGTTATCTCCGGGTGAAGGGGCAGCGACTATCGAAGCTCTAGTCACCAGAGACAACAGGAGATTCGCCGCCATTGCCGAGCAGATTCAACGAAAGGCTGAGAGGCTTCAGCTGAGTAAGCAACGTTCGCTGGAAGTGATCGGTGATATTGACGATTTACTAGAATGGTTCCATGAAGTGGATAATCAATTAAGGGAAGCAGAACCACCAAGCAGCGAACCGGAAATCATCAGGGTACAATTGAAGGAGCATAAAGCCTTGAACGACGACATATCCAGTCAGAAAGGACGTGTTAGGGATGTGATATCCACAGCAAAGAAGGTGATCCGTGAAAATGGTCAATACGAGGACAAATCTACGATCAGAGAAAATATGGAGGACTTACGAGAAACCATGGAAATTGTTTCCGGTCTTTCAATGGATAGACTCGGTGCTTTGGAACAAGCTTTGCCATTGGCTGAACATTTACGCGACACTCACATTGATTTAGTCAGCTGGTTAGAAGAGGCTGAACAACAAGTCGCAATGCTTCCTATGCCTGCGTTAAGACCCGATCTAATAGCCGCCCAACAGGACAAGAACGAGTTCCTCGTGCAGAGCATCAACGAACACAAACCTTTGGTCGAGAAGTTGAACAAAACTGGTGAAGCATTGTTGAAGCTGTGCAACGAAGAAGAAGGTATCAAAATACAGGACATATTGGAAGCAGACACCACTCGATATGCAGCCCTCAGAGCAGAACTTCGTGGTCGACAGCAGACTCTCGAACAGGCACTTCAGGAATCTTCTCAGTTCTCCGACAAGCTGGAAGGAATGCTGCGTGCTCTCTCATCAACTGCCGATCAAGTAAATGGCGCCGAACCGATCAGCGCTCATCCTGGTCGGTTAAGAGATCAGATGGAAGAGAATTCCGCTCTGGTCGACGAATTGGCTCAAAGATCCGAGGCCTATGCGGCTGTGAGGAGGGCCGCCGATGACGTGATCAGCAAGGCAGGTAACAGAGCTGATCCAGCCGTAAAGGACATCAAACGGAAGCTGGACAAATTGAACAAACTATGGAGCGACGTGCAAAAGTCGACGACCGACAGAGGTCAAACGTTAGACGAAGCTTTGGCGATCGCCGAAAAATTCTGGTCCGAGTTGAATGGCGTGATGTCTACTCTGCGAGAGCTTCAGGATGCTCTTGCTGGTCAGGCGCCACCAGCAGCTCAACCTGCTGCCATCCAACAGCAACAGGTTGCCTTGCAGGAGATTAGGCACGAAATCGACCAAACGAAACCAGATGTCGAGCAAGTACGAGCTTCTGGTCACGAGTTGATGGGTCTTTGTGGTGAGCCAGACAAACCAGATGTTAGAAAGCATATCGAAGATTTGGATCAAGCCTGGGATAATGTGACTGCCCTATATGCCAGAAGAGAGGAAAATCTGATCGATGCTATGGAGAAAGCCATGGAGTTCCACGAGACCTTGCAAAATCTTCTGGAGTTCCTACAAGAAGCCGAGGACAAGTTCTCCAGTATGGGACTGCTAGGAAGCGATATCGACGAAGTTAAAAAACAGATCAAACAATTGGCCAATTTCAAAGCCGAAGTAGATCCTCACATGGTCAAGGTCGAAGCTCTAAACAG GAGTCTGATAAG ACAAGCTGCCGAACTGACAGAGAGAACGTCCTCGGAACAAGCTGCAGCCATCAAAGAACCGCTTGGTGCCGTTAACAGACGGTGGGACGGACTGCTTCGAGGCCTCGTGGAGAGGCAAAGGCTCTTGGAGAACGCGTTACTACGTCTAGGACAATTCCAGCATGCTCTAGACGAATTGCTGGTATGGATCGAGAAGACGGACGACACTTTGGACAACTTGAAGGCCGTGGCCGGTGATCCTCAAGTGATCGAAGTGGAATTAGCTAAACTGAAAGTACTTGTAAATGATATTCAAGCCCATCAGACCAGCGTGGACACTCTGAACGACGCTGGAAGACAGTTAATAGAGGATGGAAAGGGAACAGCCGAAGCTTCGACGACTGCTGAGAAATTGGGTACTTTGAATCGTCGTTGGCGCGATTTGTTGCAACGTGCTGCTGATCGTCAACGAGAATTGGAAGATGCGCTTAGAGAAGCGCAAACCTTTACGGCGGAGATACAGGACCTTTTGTCTTGGCTGGGTGATGTGGACAACACTATAGTAGCTTCAAAACCTGTTGGAGGATTGCCGGAAACAGCTTCAGAACAGTTAGAACGCTTTATGGAAGTGTACAACGAATTGGAACAAAATCGTTTGAAAGTTGAATCGGTTCTTCAACAAGGACAAGCGTACTTGAAGCGTGCTGATTCTACTAGTGCCGGTGGTCTGAATCACAACTTGAGGACTTTGAAACAACGATGGGATAATGTGACTGCTCGCGCAAGTGATAAAAAGATCAAGCTCGAGATCGCTCTGAAAGAGGCTACAGAGTTCCACGATGCACTTCAATCGTTTGTCGATTGGTTAACCAACGCGGAGAAGATTCTGACGAATCTGAAACCTGTGTCGAGGGTAATGGAAACTATCCTCGGACAGATAGAGGAACACAAAGCGTTTCAGAAGGACGTTGGAGTTCATCGTGAGACTATGCTGAACCTCGATAAGAAGGGCACGCATTTGAAATACTTTTCACAGAAACAGGACGTGATTCTAATCAAAAACTTGTTGATAAGTGTGCAACACAGATGGGAAAGAGTAGTTTCGAAGTCTGCAGAGAGAACCAGGGCTCTTGATCACGGATACAAAGAGGCCAGAGAATTCCACGATGCTTGGTCCAATATAATGAACTGGCTCGACGAAACGGAGAAAACTTTGGACGAGGTTGCCAGTGATGGCGCCCTTGGAGGAAATGATCCAGAGAAGATCAAGGCCAGACTGAATAAGCATCGTGAATTGCAGAAAGCTCTCAGCGCCAAACAGGGTACCTATGACGCAActatgaaaaatggaaaatcatTAAAAGACAAAGCGCCTAAAAGTGATGAATTTGCTTTGAAAGAACTTTTGAATGAGTTGAAGAACAAGTGGACCACTGTTTGTGGTAAGTGCGTGGATAGACAGAGGAAGCTCGAGGAAGCATTGTTGTTCTCGGGACAATTCAAGGACGCTATTCAGGCGTTGCTGGAATGGCTTAGTAAGTCTGAGAAGCAGCTGGCAGACACCGGTCCACTTTATGGCGACCTTGACACTGTAATGAATTTGGTTGAACAACATAAGACCTTCGAGAAGGATCTCGAATCCAGAGTCTCTCAGATGGAATCCGTAATCAAAACGGGTCGCGAGCTTCTTGCTAAGGCGACGCCTGATGATGCATCTGCTATAGGATCACAGCTtgctgaaataaataatctttggGACACGGTAACCAAGTTGTCCTCTGACAAGACTGAACGACTCCAAGAAGCCCTCAGAGAGGCTGAACGCCTTCACAAGGCAGTTCACGTACTTCTGGAGTGGCTGAGCGATGCTGAAATGAAGCTGAGATTTGCTGGACAGTTGCCGGAAGATGAACAGGAGAGCAGGAATCAGTTGATGGAACACGAAAAGTTCTTGCGTGAATTAAGCACcaaggaaattgaaaaagatcAAACTTTGGAGCTGGCTCACGTGATTCTTGCAAAGGCACACCCTGATGGAGCTTTGGTTATCAAACATTGGATCACGATTATTCAATCCAGATGGGAAGAGGTTTCCACCTGGGCCCAACAAAGGAATCAAAGATTGGAGAATCATATGCGAGGACTTCAG GACCTCGACAATCTTCTGGAAGAACTACTGTCATGGTTAGAAGGTTTGGAGAACACTCTCAACGCTCTTGAAGCTGAGCCTCTACCAGACGATAAAGCTACTTTAGAAATGCTGATTGTGGATCACAGAGAATTTATGGAGAACACCAGTCGAAGACAGAACGAAGTTGACCGCGTCTGTAAAGCCAGACAGATCAAATCTGCGAAAGATACGATGAAGATAACGAAGGCTAAGTCACCTGCCCCAAC CCGAGCCAGCCCAGGCCGTGAGAGAACGCCCGATTCGTTGCCGCACATCGGCCCACGGTTCCCACCCAAAGGAAG CAAAGGTGCCGAACCGGAGTTCCGTAGTCCGAGAGTAAAACTGCTGTGGGACAGGTGGAGACACGTTTGGATGTTGGCGTGGGAACGTCAACGTCGTTTACAGGataagtataattatatcCAAGAACTGGACCGTGTCGCAAACTTCAGCTGGGAGGATTGGCGCAAGAGA TTCCTGAAATTCATGAACCACAAAAAGTCCAGATTAACAGATCTCTTCAGGAAAATGGATAAGAATAACGACGGACTGATTCCACGCGAGGACTTCATTCAAGGAATCATGAACACTA AATTCGAGACTTCACGGTTAGAAATGGGAGCGGTCGCAGATTTGTTCGATCGCCACGGTGAAGGATTGATAGATTGGAAGGAATTCATCGCGGCTCTAAGACCAGACTGGGAGGAACgcagaacgtataacgacactGACAAGATTCACGATGAAGTAAAACGATTGGTGATGCTTTGTACTTGTCGCCAGAAATTCCGTGTATTTCAAGTTGGCGAAGGAAAATATAGG TTTGGAGACAGTCAGAAGTTGCGGTTGGTACGGATTCTACGATCGACCGTGATGGTACGAGTCGGTGGTGGATGGGTAGCATTGGacgaatttctattaaaaaatgatccTTGCCGCG TTTTTCTAATGCCGATACCGGACCCTAACAAACCGGAACAACATGAGGGTTGGTGTCCGCTCG CCAAGGGAAGAACGAATATCGAGCTGCGAGAACAATTCATATTGGCGGATGGCGTCAGCCAGACAATGACGGCGTTCAGATCGAAACCGAGCCCAACCTCGACGCTGCAGCGTACGCCAATCTCATCCGCGAATGCCGGACCCATCACCAAG GTGAGGGAACGCAGCGCTCGCAGCGTTCCCATGGGACAATCGCGAGCATCGCGCTCATCGTTGAGCGCCGGAACGCCGGACAGCCTAAGCGACAACGAGAGCTCTTTCAAGCTTGGCTCCGCCAGAAAAACAAGTACACCCTACAGAAGCTCTATGACACCGG GCGGTAGTCGACCATCCAGTAGGCCAACTTCGAGACCAACATCCAGACCAACCAGTAGACCCGGAAGTAGGCCCGCATCCAGGCAAGGAAGCAAACCACCGAGTCGCTATGGTTCCACACAGTCGTTAGATAGCACTG aTGATTCGACCAATGTGAGCCGCATTCCACGTAGAACGGCAGTGAGCACGACAGGGAATACTCCCACTTCTAGCAGACACAATAGCGTGTCAGGAAAGCGCTTATCGGTGAACGGTTCGAGTTCACGACCTCGAACGCCCACCGGCCTGGTTAGTCCTGCCAGTGGTGTTCCAGCGAG gTTTGGCACGATCCATAGAGCTTCGAGCATTCCAACCCTGACTGGTGTCGGCACACCGATCAG CCGTTCGAGGATCCCCGTATATGTGGGCACGGATATAAAATCCCCACAATCGACGACCAGCAATATTTCCACTCATTCTACGCAAAGCAACTACTCGACGGTTTCTACCGATTCTACCGG GAGCAGCTCGATGTGTACAAATTCAGCAACTAACACCTCGTCGGCCGTTAAGCGAGCTAG AACAAGGACACCGTCCAGTGGGTCGAGCACGCCACTGCCGCCTTCTTTGAAACTATCCAGGAAACCTTCTGGAGCATCGGATACGTCCGTATCGACCACACCGGCCACTAAACGAAAAGGCAAACCAACGCCGATCGACCAACGGGCGCCATTCCGATTGTAG